The following coding sequences are from one Myxococcales bacterium window:
- the ffh gene encoding signal recognition particle protein → MFETLTKGFRSARQRFQGLAELDEATVDEALKDVRTALLEADVGYDVVQDFCKRVRDKAIGQIVKVKAGTADKTRKVSPVDHFVKMCNDELVELMGPTNSEITFAKKGPTGIMMVGLQGSGKTTTVGKLALLLKKRHKRPLLVAADVYRPAAIDQLKVLGEKLEVPVYAEPGGSPPDICERAMKFAAQNGRDVIIFDTAGRLAIDEPLMNELSEIKRRCNPANIFFVVDAMIGQDAVATAKTFNDRLDYDGVVLTKLDGDARGGAALSVRAVTSKPIKFVGMGESSERLEEFRPDGMASRILGQGDVVGLIQQFEEVVDQEKAEQDAMRMLKGKFDMNDFLEQISVLQKMGSLREMVEMIPGIADHIPENAQIDDKELVKIKAIISSMTDDERRHPERFIVTSWEEVIEGERRKKKRSAFYDQHRLRRVARGSGRREQDVADILNRFAMMRQMMQQIGQSTGLLGRLPGFKQLGQLRQMGQMAKMGGLDINQLASMMSTPSMERGHFSAPKRSVEKVKMKQKRREQKKARKKNRN, encoded by the coding sequence ATGTTCGAGACGCTCACAAAAGGCTTCCGCTCCGCCCGCCAACGCTTCCAGGGCCTCGCCGAACTCGACGAAGCCACGGTCGACGAAGCGCTGAAAGACGTACGCACGGCTCTGCTCGAGGCCGACGTCGGCTACGACGTGGTTCAGGACTTCTGCAAACGGGTGCGAGACAAGGCCATCGGCCAGATCGTGAAGGTCAAGGCCGGCACGGCCGACAAGACCCGCAAAGTGAGCCCCGTCGATCACTTCGTCAAGATGTGCAACGACGAGCTCGTCGAGCTCATGGGGCCGACGAACAGCGAGATCACCTTCGCGAAGAAGGGCCCCACCGGCATCATGATGGTAGGCCTTCAGGGCTCCGGCAAAACCACCACGGTGGGCAAGCTGGCCTTGTTGCTGAAGAAGCGGCACAAACGCCCCCTGCTCGTCGCCGCCGACGTTTACAGGCCGGCCGCGATCGATCAGCTCAAGGTGCTGGGCGAAAAGCTCGAGGTGCCCGTCTACGCAGAGCCGGGCGGCAGTCCGCCTGACATTTGCGAGCGGGCAATGAAGTTTGCCGCCCAGAACGGCCGTGACGTCATCATCTTCGACACGGCCGGCCGTCTGGCGATCGACGAGCCGTTGATGAACGAGCTCAGCGAGATCAAGCGGCGCTGCAACCCTGCCAACATCTTCTTCGTCGTCGACGCGATGATCGGGCAGGACGCCGTGGCGACGGCGAAGACCTTCAACGATCGGCTCGACTACGACGGCGTCGTACTGACAAAGCTCGACGGCGACGCGCGTGGCGGCGCCGCGCTGTCCGTCCGCGCGGTCACCAGCAAGCCGATCAAGTTCGTGGGTATGGGTGAGTCCTCGGAGCGGCTCGAAGAGTTCCGCCCTGACGGCATGGCCAGCCGCATCCTGGGCCAGGGCGACGTGGTGGGCCTCATCCAGCAGTTCGAGGAGGTGGTCGACCAGGAGAAGGCCGAGCAGGATGCGATGCGCATGCTCAAGGGGAAGTTCGACATGAACGACTTCCTCGAGCAGATCAGCGTGCTGCAGAAGATGGGCTCGCTGCGCGAGATGGTCGAGATGATCCCCGGAATCGCGGATCACATCCCAGAAAACGCGCAGATCGATGACAAGGAGCTGGTCAAGATCAAGGCGATCATCTCGTCGATGACCGACGACGAGCGCAGGCACCCCGAGCGCTTCATCGTCACCAGCTGGGAAGAGGTGATCGAGGGCGAGCGACGAAAAAAGAAGCGCAGCGCCTTTTACGACCAACACCGGCTGCGCCGCGTGGCCCGCGGCTCGGGCCGTCGGGAGCAAGATGTCGCCGACATCCTCAACCGCTTCGCGATGATGCGGCAGATGATGCAGCAGATCGGTCAAAGCACGGGCCTGCTCGGCCGATTGCCCGGATTCAAGCAGCTGGGACAGCTGCGCCAGATGGGTCAAATGGCGAAGATGGGTGGCCTCGACATCAATCAGCTGGCCAGCATGATGTCGACGCCCAGCATGGAGCGCGGTCACTTCTCGGCCCCAAAACGGAGCGTCGAGAAAGTGAAGATGAAGCAGAAGCGCCGCGAACAGAAGAAAGCACGCAAGAAGAACCGCAACTAA
- a CDS encoding RDD family protein, producing MTSHAATLAAPASHTLPRDERVLKVRAASFPRRFVAVVIDTVLVVGTALGVLALLALALRLELPNVKELGPDLLVAGVLDRNPMAVGAVGLLFGLGALYHVYLAGVAGQTLGLRLMGLRIISVRGTLPGPARGFLRYLALCLAVLPAGLGWLWCLFDRERRALHDHLAGTFVIFDQ from the coding sequence ATGACGTCTCACGCCGCCACGCTTGCGGCTCCTGCAAGCCACACCCTGCCCCGCGATGAGCGGGTGCTGAAAGTTCGAGCGGCATCCTTTCCCCGGCGCTTCGTGGCCGTGGTGATCGACACCGTCTTGGTGGTGGGGACGGCGCTGGGCGTATTGGCGCTGCTGGCGTTGGCCCTGCGCCTGGAACTTCCAAACGTCAAGGAGCTGGGCCCCGACCTCCTGGTTGCCGGCGTGCTCGATCGCAACCCCATGGCCGTGGGAGCGGTAGGCTTGCTCTTCGGGCTGGGCGCGCTCTACCACGTCTACCTCGCGGGCGTGGCGGGGCAGACCTTGGGGTTGCGGCTCATGGGACTGCGCATTATCTCGGTGCGCGGCACGCTTCCGGGGCCCGCGCGGGGCTTCCTGCGCTACCTCGCGCTTTGCCTGGCCGTGCTGCCCGCGGGCCTCGGTTGGTTGTGGTGTCTCTTCGACCGGGAGCGAAGGGCGCTGCACGACCACCTGGCGGGTACCTTCGTCATCTTCGACCAGTGA
- a CDS encoding 16S rRNA (uracil(1498)-N(3))-methyltransferase, with protein sequence MAARLFWPPAGHAVDGSAPEQRLPPEAHRYLARVLRLRVGDTLVVFDGEGREWDATIVRSQDEETWIQLSNGRQTAARGTTLTLLQALPKADRMEFVVQKATELGVDQIVPVLTSRVVVRLDPDKAAARQQRWQKIAQEAARQCGRADVPRVHTPSTLADALGNLPPGKRLAAWEDAHGQPLLACVNPNDEHLQILIGPEGGLSRDEVARAEALGFVPVTLGPRILRTETAALVALTLAQAGTGGLDESHEARRARALTSA encoded by the coding sequence ATGGCGGCGAGGCTTTTTTGGCCCCCCGCGGGCCACGCGGTCGACGGGAGCGCGCCCGAGCAGCGGCTGCCCCCCGAGGCGCATCGGTACCTCGCCCGGGTGCTGCGCCTCCGCGTGGGGGATACCCTGGTGGTATTCGACGGAGAGGGGCGGGAATGGGACGCCACCATCGTCAGGTCGCAGGACGAAGAGACGTGGATCCAGCTGTCGAACGGACGCCAAACGGCCGCACGCGGGACCACGCTCACCTTGCTGCAGGCCCTGCCGAAGGCGGACCGCATGGAGTTCGTCGTCCAGAAGGCCACCGAGCTGGGCGTCGACCAGATCGTGCCGGTGCTGACGAGTCGCGTGGTCGTACGCCTGGATCCCGACAAGGCTGCGGCACGGCAGCAGCGATGGCAGAAAATCGCGCAGGAGGCGGCCCGGCAGTGCGGCCGGGCTGACGTGCCGCGGGTGCACACCCCCAGCACGCTCGCAGACGCCTTGGGCAACTTGCCTCCTGGCAAGCGCCTGGCTGCCTGGGAGGACGCGCACGGGCAACCGCTGCTTGCCTGCGTAAACCCGAACGACGAGCACCTCCAGATCCTGATCGGCCCCGAAGGAGGTCTGAGCCGTGACGAAGTCGCTCGTGCCGAGGCTTTGGGCTTCGTGCCGGTGACCCTGGGACCCAGGATTCTTCGCACCGAAACGGCGGCGCTGGTGGCGCTCACGCTGGCGCAGGCCGGTACGGGAGGCCTCGACGAGAGCCACGAAGCACGACGCGCCCGCGCGTTGACGAGCGCATGA
- a CDS encoding 50S ribosomal protein L11 methyltransferase: MWTEIQIETTEDGADLVAATLADLTGGVEIRDAQTLIAAQVGRAVVVTLCAPERQGEVLEATEDVLGFAREAGTTVDPVAIRTRQAHEEEWRDVWKQFFRATRIGAHFVVRPSWDPGTLVSGDHVIDLDPGRAFGTGAHPSTRLVIGACEALADAGNRPVRILDLGCGSGILAIAAARLWPASEILAVDNDPEATACTEENVARNAVTNVRTQTGVLDDLSASFDLVLANIQADVLCPLAPALWSATAPGGHVLLSGILVEQKDDVRQAFAAAGFEPQESRDEGEWTSWRCRRPG; the protein is encoded by the coding sequence ATGTGGACCGAAATCCAGATCGAGACCACCGAAGACGGCGCCGACCTCGTGGCCGCGACGCTCGCCGACCTCACCGGAGGCGTTGAAATCCGGGACGCGCAAACCCTCATCGCCGCCCAGGTGGGGCGCGCGGTGGTGGTGACCTTGTGCGCCCCCGAACGGCAGGGGGAGGTGCTCGAAGCCACCGAAGACGTCCTGGGATTCGCCCGCGAGGCGGGCACCACCGTCGACCCGGTGGCCATCCGCACGCGCCAAGCCCACGAAGAAGAATGGCGGGACGTTTGGAAGCAGTTCTTTCGCGCCACTCGCATTGGGGCGCATTTCGTGGTGCGCCCCTCGTGGGATCCGGGCACCCTCGTGAGCGGTGACCACGTCATCGACCTCGACCCGGGACGAGCGTTCGGCACGGGAGCGCACCCCTCGACCCGCCTCGTGATCGGCGCCTGCGAAGCCTTGGCCGACGCAGGCAACAGGCCTGTGCGCATCCTGGACCTCGGCTGCGGTTCGGGCATTTTGGCCATCGCAGCGGCGCGCCTGTGGCCTGCGAGCGAGATCTTGGCCGTCGACAACGACCCGGAAGCCACGGCCTGCACCGAAGAAAACGTGGCACGCAACGCGGTGACGAACGTCCGCACCCAAACCGGAGTTCTTGACGACCTAAGCGCTTCGTTCGATCTCGTGCTCGCGAACATTCAAGCGGACGTGCTGTGCCCGCTGGCGCCGGCGCTCTGGAGCGCGACGGCGCCTGGCGGGCACGTCCTGCTCTCGGGGATCCTGGTCGAGCAGAAGGACGACGTGAGACAAGCCTTCGCCGCCGCGGGTTTCGAGCCCCAGGAGAGCCGCGACGAGGGGGAATGGACGAGCTGGCGCTGTCGCCGGCCGGGCTGA
- a CDS encoding aminotransferase class I/II-fold pyridoxal phosphate-dependent enzyme has product MQGGLGPAGERPHVAPIYQTSIYEYADASAADAAAEGGAYIYSRYANPTVEALEAAVASLEGGDEACAFASGMGALAATLLALGRGAHVLVSDGIYGGTTELATGLGPSLGLAVESVPAWDLDAVEAHLRTETRVLLVETISNPLLRVVDLPALAALCHRNGTALVVDSTFASPALVRPLAHGATAVVHSASKYLSGHGDVIGGVVVAARPVLEGIRLRRKLLGANLAPFEAFLTLRGLRTLGLRLPRQCDNAAAVARHLQGHEKVRAVHYPGLSHHPDHERASRLLARPGAMVSFEVANVAEARRFYDRIRVFHRAASLGDVASLVTHPVSFSHRGVPADARRAAGITEGLLRLSVGIEDEADLLDDLDQALA; this is encoded by the coding sequence GTGCAGGGCGGCCTTGGTCCTGCGGGTGAGCGCCCGCACGTCGCCCCGATCTACCAGACCTCCATTTACGAATACGCGGACGCCTCCGCTGCCGATGCGGCTGCGGAAGGCGGCGCGTATATCTACTCCCGCTACGCAAACCCCACCGTGGAAGCGCTCGAGGCCGCGGTGGCTTCGCTCGAAGGAGGCGACGAGGCCTGTGCCTTTGCGTCGGGCATGGGGGCACTCGCCGCCACCTTGCTCGCCCTCGGCCGTGGCGCCCACGTCTTGGTTTCAGACGGCATCTACGGCGGCACCACCGAGTTGGCGACGGGGCTCGGGCCTTCCCTGGGCTTGGCCGTGGAGTCCGTGCCGGCCTGGGACCTCGACGCAGTCGAGGCGCACCTCCGAACCGAAACGCGGGTGCTGTTGGTCGAGACCATTTCGAATCCCTTGCTGCGCGTGGTCGACCTGCCCGCCCTCGCCGCGCTTTGCCACCGCAACGGCACGGCCCTGGTGGTGGATTCCACATTCGCCTCTCCCGCCCTCGTCCGTCCGCTGGCCCACGGTGCCACCGCCGTCGTGCACAGCGCCTCGAAGTACCTGAGCGGGCACGGTGACGTGATCGGAGGCGTGGTGGTGGCCGCACGCCCAGTGCTCGAAGGCATCCGCCTCCGCAGAAAACTGCTGGGCGCCAACCTCGCGCCCTTCGAGGCGTTCTTGACCTTGAGGGGCCTTCGCACGTTGGGCCTGAGGCTGCCTCGGCAATGCGACAACGCCGCGGCCGTGGCTCGACACCTGCAAGGGCACGAGAAGGTCCGCGCGGTCCACTATCCTGGTCTTTCCCACCACCCGGACCACGAACGCGCCAGCCGCCTGCTCGCACGGCCGGGCGCGATGGTGAGCTTCGAGGTGGCAAATGTGGCGGAGGCGCGGAGGTTCTACGACCGCATCCGTGTTTTCCACCGCGCCGCCAGCCTGGGCGACGTTGCGTCGTTGGTCACCCATCCGGTGTCGTTCTCGCACAGAGGCGTTCCTGCCGACGCGCGGCGGGCGGCGGGCATCACGGAAGGCCTGCTGCGCCTTTCGGTCGGTATCGAGGACGAAGCCGATCTGCTCGACGACTTGGACCAAGCCCTGGCGTAA
- the rpsU gene encoding 30S ribosomal protein S21, translating into METLVGKPLEVEVRDSIDKAVKILKQRLSKEGVLQELKRRRYHEKPSVKKKRKMREARKRRRREAKRKVIR; encoded by the coding sequence TTGGAGACATTGGTCGGAAAACCCCTCGAGGTCGAGGTACGGGATTCCATCGACAAAGCCGTCAAGATCCTCAAGCAGCGCCTTTCGAAAGAGGGCGTGCTTCAGGAGCTGAAACGACGTCGGTATCACGAGAAGCCCTCGGTCAAGAAGAAGCGCAAGATGCGCGAGGCGCGCAAGAGGCGTCGTCGCGAAGCCAAGCGCAAGGTCATCCGCTGA
- a CDS encoding NAD(+)/NADH kinase, whose translation MRFGFVLKRGKEEARHVARDLIELLGSLGCASVMPREDVAGDATEFPGATLVPGQELGPAIDALVVLGGDGTFLHGAGLVADHGVPLLGINLGSLGFMTHWTLPEARDVVRAAASGQLDVEERMRLRVSVVENGTTVVERNALNEAVLTQRSMARLLDLEAESDGQPIASFKADGVIVASPTGSTAYSLAAGGPILTPQVDAMVLTPICPHTLTYRPVVLRADRRLIVKNVSPSMVSLTLDGQWGRELPPGAHVEVSKAERPARLYRPNHPFFTVLRQKLRWGERQG comes from the coding sequence ATGCGGTTCGGCTTCGTCCTCAAGCGCGGTAAGGAGGAAGCGCGCCACGTCGCGCGCGACTTGATCGAACTCCTCGGGTCCCTGGGGTGTGCGTCGGTGATGCCTCGAGAGGACGTGGCCGGCGATGCGACCGAGTTCCCGGGAGCCACTTTGGTGCCTGGCCAGGAGCTGGGGCCTGCCATCGATGCTCTGGTGGTGCTCGGGGGCGACGGCACTTTCCTCCACGGCGCAGGCTTGGTCGCAGACCATGGTGTCCCGCTCCTCGGCATCAACCTGGGCTCGTTGGGATTCATGACCCACTGGACGCTGCCCGAGGCGAGGGACGTGGTCCGAGCGGCTGCATCCGGCCAGCTCGACGTCGAGGAGCGTATGCGCCTTCGCGTGTCGGTCGTCGAGAACGGCACCACTGTCGTCGAGCGCAACGCACTCAACGAGGCGGTGCTCACGCAGCGGAGCATGGCCCGTCTCCTCGACCTGGAAGCCGAATCAGATGGGCAACCCATCGCCAGCTTCAAAGCGGATGGGGTCATCGTGGCATCTCCCACGGGAAGTACGGCGTATAGCCTGGCCGCGGGGGGCCCCATCTTGACGCCGCAGGTGGACGCGATGGTGCTCACGCCGATTTGTCCGCATACGCTGACCTACCGTCCGGTGGTGCTGCGCGCCGACCGCCGCCTCATCGTGAAGAACGTCTCTCCGTCCATGGTGAGCTTGACGTTGGACGGGCAGTGGGGACGCGAGTTGCCACCTGGCGCCCACGTCGAAGTGAGCAAGGCAGAGCGCCCCGCTCGTCTTTATCGCCCGAACCACCCGTTCTTCACGGTCTTGCGCCAGAAGTTGCGCTGGGGCGAACGACAGGGCTAG
- the recN gene encoding DNA repair protein RecN, with protein MLSFLRISGLALIESLELPLGPGFTVVTGETGAGKSIIVDALGLLRGGRARSDLVRTGCKEAQVEAVWSLRPDDPRWRSLAEAGRSSEGGEPAPEPAPDEDAAGAAGDETDEGLLVRRVLPRSGKGRIYLGGSLATAAELAETVGGLIDITSQHDQQSLMDPESQLAIVDAFAQNGELLSRMEDVHRTLSHAESEVAAFEADARTRAEREDFLRFQIRELEEANLVPGEDEALRAERERVRGAEKFLAAAARGEQVLYSAEAAAVGMIGSVARELEILAPLDAAFGAAAGRLFDAQAVVEDVARELGRYASTVRFDPQRLEQIEERLYLLGRLMRKHGGSLEAAIASRDQLARSLSELAAYEDSLGERRQILARAREQADALAVELGQKRRQVARGLGRAIDETLQELGLKGARVLVEVEDRGNEGLGPKGRDRVCFQFAPNAGEPPRPLAKIASGGELSRVMLAVKQALARADRTLTYVFDEVDTGVGGAVAEVIGLKLRAIAAERQVLAVTHLPQIAAHADRHLRVEKVTDKGRTFVRVRDLELAEREEEIARMLGGIEPTPEAAEHARQMLRRARGARLQLKQARQRRRA; from the coding sequence ATGCTGTCGTTTCTTCGAATCTCTGGGTTGGCCCTGATTGAGTCGCTCGAGTTGCCTTTGGGGCCGGGGTTCACGGTCGTCACCGGCGAAACGGGCGCGGGCAAGAGCATCATCGTCGATGCGCTCGGCCTGCTTCGCGGTGGGCGGGCGCGCTCCGACCTCGTGCGCACGGGCTGTAAAGAGGCGCAGGTCGAAGCTGTGTGGTCCTTGCGCCCCGACGACCCGCGCTGGCGGTCGCTGGCTGAGGCCGGGCGCTCGTCCGAGGGGGGCGAGCCGGCGCCGGAACCGGCGCCAGACGAAGACGCGGCCGGCGCTGCGGGTGACGAGACGGACGAAGGCTTGCTCGTTCGGCGTGTGCTTCCTCGTAGTGGCAAGGGGCGGATCTACCTCGGGGGTAGCCTGGCGACGGCCGCGGAGTTGGCCGAGACCGTGGGGGGACTCATCGATATTACCTCCCAGCACGACCAACAGTCCTTGATGGATCCCGAAAGCCAGCTCGCCATCGTCGACGCGTTCGCTCAGAACGGAGAGCTGCTGTCCCGCATGGAGGACGTTCACCGCACGTTGTCGCATGCCGAGTCCGAGGTGGCGGCCTTCGAGGCTGACGCGAGGACGCGGGCTGAACGCGAGGACTTTCTTCGTTTCCAAATCCGGGAACTCGAAGAAGCCAACCTGGTTCCAGGGGAAGACGAGGCGCTTCGTGCCGAGCGGGAGCGCGTGCGGGGCGCCGAGAAATTTCTGGCAGCCGCCGCGCGGGGGGAGCAAGTGCTGTACTCGGCAGAAGCGGCTGCGGTGGGAATGATCGGGTCGGTGGCGCGGGAGCTCGAGATCCTCGCACCCTTGGATGCCGCTTTCGGTGCGGCGGCGGGGCGCCTCTTCGATGCCCAAGCCGTGGTCGAGGACGTGGCGCGGGAGCTAGGCCGATACGCTTCGACCGTCCGTTTCGACCCTCAACGCCTGGAGCAAATCGAGGAACGTCTCTATCTGCTGGGCCGGCTGATGCGCAAGCACGGCGGCTCGCTGGAGGCGGCGATCGCCAGCCGCGACCAATTGGCGCGCTCACTCTCCGAGTTGGCGGCCTACGAAGACTCGCTGGGAGAGCGGCGGCAAATCCTGGCGCGTGCACGGGAGCAGGCCGATGCTCTCGCGGTCGAGCTGGGACAGAAGCGTCGCCAGGTCGCACGAGGCTTGGGGCGCGCCATCGATGAGACCCTGCAGGAGCTTGGCCTCAAGGGGGCGCGGGTGCTCGTCGAAGTGGAAGACCGCGGCAACGAAGGGCTCGGTCCGAAGGGACGTGATCGCGTGTGTTTTCAGTTCGCGCCCAACGCGGGCGAGCCCCCGCGGCCTCTTGCCAAGATCGCGTCGGGCGGTGAACTGTCGCGCGTGATGTTGGCCGTCAAGCAGGCCCTGGCCCGGGCGGACCGTACGCTCACCTACGTCTTCGACGAGGTCGATACAGGCGTCGGGGGAGCCGTTGCCGAGGTGATCGGACTCAAGCTGAGGGCCATCGCGGCGGAGCGGCAGGTTCTCGCGGTGACCCATCTTCCCCAGATCGCGGCCCACGCGGACCGCCATCTGCGGGTCGAGAAGGTCACCGATAAGGGGCGAACCTTCGTGCGCGTGCGTGATCTCGAGCTCGCCGAGCGGGAGGAGGAGATCGCTCGCATGCTGGGAGGCATCGAACCGACGCCGGAGGCTGCAGAGCATGCCCGCCAGATGCTGCGCCGCGCTCGCGGCGCCCGTTTGCAGCTCAAGCAGGCGCGGCAGAGGCGCCGCGCGTGA
- a CDS encoding M23 family metallopeptidase has protein sequence MARPHTTGKRRRRSPRMGASARGSIRLVLLLAGLTGINVYVFYFKKDTAVPELLEASSMTRTMAENQAESIAEITDKAGQGQVPAKDDGHPTDPAAENQGRVVEGEFGKLDTLSTVLAREGWAEVALTVSAALGKVVDPKSIWPGHRFALSFDEEGQPERMEYRPSAILTYVVTRQADGGWSASKHERPVELRTENVAGRIDSSLYGSIQGAGEAPALVAKLVDLFAWDINFYTDQHPGDVWKVVIEKRYLDGGFQGYGHVLAAEYSGKVGTFRAFRHVEGGKEGYFDEKGQAITKSFLKTPLRYVRVSSKFDTKRFHPVLHMTKAHLGVDYAAPVGTPIWAAASGKVVEAAMKRGSGNTIVIRHDNGYASRYYHLSKFAKGLKAGLTVSQKQVIGYVGTTGLSTGPHLHFGLTLNGSFVDPMKVKGMRDRPVARPSTYREAIRPWQRQLEALDGVLAKN, from the coding sequence GTGGCACGCCCGCACACCACCGGAAAACGCCGCCGCCGCAGCCCTCGCATGGGGGCCTCGGCGCGCGGGTCGATACGCCTGGTCCTCCTGCTTGCAGGGCTGACGGGGATCAACGTCTACGTCTTCTACTTCAAGAAGGACACGGCCGTCCCCGAGTTGCTCGAGGCGTCTTCCATGACCCGCACCATGGCGGAGAATCAGGCCGAGTCGATCGCGGAGATCACTGACAAGGCGGGGCAGGGGCAGGTACCCGCCAAAGACGACGGACATCCGACAGATCCGGCTGCCGAGAATCAGGGGCGGGTCGTGGAAGGTGAGTTCGGCAAGCTCGACACGCTGAGTACCGTGCTGGCGCGGGAGGGGTGGGCCGAGGTTGCCCTGACGGTCTCGGCCGCGCTCGGCAAGGTGGTGGACCCAAAGAGCATTTGGCCGGGTCACAGGTTTGCCCTCAGTTTCGACGAGGAGGGCCAACCCGAACGCATGGAATATCGTCCAAGCGCCATCCTCACCTACGTCGTGACCCGGCAGGCGGATGGCGGCTGGTCGGCGAGCAAGCACGAGCGGCCCGTCGAGCTACGCACCGAGAACGTGGCCGGGCGCATCGACTCGTCCCTTTACGGATCGATCCAGGGAGCCGGGGAGGCGCCCGCGCTCGTTGCGAAGCTTGTCGACCTCTTTGCCTGGGACATCAATTTTTACACGGACCAACATCCCGGGGACGTCTGGAAGGTGGTCATCGAGAAGCGGTACCTCGACGGCGGGTTTCAGGGTTACGGTCACGTACTGGCGGCGGAGTACAGCGGAAAGGTGGGAACCTTTCGTGCGTTCCGTCACGTGGAAGGAGGCAAGGAGGGTTACTTCGACGAAAAGGGTCAGGCCATCACGAAGAGCTTCCTGAAAACACCACTTCGCTACGTGCGGGTCAGCTCGAAGTTTGACACGAAGCGCTTCCATCCCGTGCTGCATATGACGAAGGCCCACCTGGGCGTCGACTATGCCGCCCCGGTGGGAACTCCCATTTGGGCCGCTGCAAGTGGCAAGGTCGTGGAAGCCGCCATGAAGCGCGGTTCGGGCAACACCATCGTGATTCGCCACGACAACGGCTACGCCAGCCGCTACTACCACTTGAGCAAGTTCGCGAAGGGACTCAAGGCAGGTCTGACCGTATCGCAAAAGCAGGTCATTGGTTACGTGGGCACCACGGGGCTATCCACCGGGCCTCACCTGCACTTCGGCTTGACCCTCAATGGCTCCTTCGTGGATCCCATGAAGGTCAAGGGGATGCGCGATCGACCCGTGGCGCGGCCGTCCACCTATCGCGAGGCCATCCGGCCCTGGCAGCGGCAACTCGAGGCCCTGGACGGGGTCTTGGCCAAGAACTGA
- a CDS encoding PAS domain-containing protein: protein MGAWEESFRRTGVSGQQLDRLLEHNPAIVYTCTLGRLWTFSYVSPNVRRVLGFEAEEILSDPALWLSRLHPADRSRLPERGAVSLLAEGSRVWEYRFKHRDGGYRWLQNEVRLLPEADPIHEPFECTGYCIDITERKNAEAAWRDSEARFEAFMRNSPAIAFLKDEEGRFVYANPAFVDSLGLSSSGWVGQTAHDLWPAEVAGPIQVSDREVLTTGLPKAVEEALRGPGGERVFFTLKFPLRDSGRTLLAGMGIDATERRFLQQRFVATQPAASALPAQTGSHSAPLDALPSGTETVLLVEDELLVRELAKRILVRQGYSVLEAASGPEAIRVAEAHAAPLHLLLTDVVMPGLGGPEIVKRLRGRYPDLRVIFMSGYAESAIFETRALTPGENFVLKPFSPQDLLKIVRATLDGLAPPVRFQAPRF from the coding sequence GTGGGGGCGTGGGAGGAGAGCTTTCGCCGGACAGGCGTGAGCGGCCAGCAGCTCGACCGATTGCTCGAGCACAACCCCGCCATCGTTTACACCTGCACGCTCGGCCGCCTGTGGACGTTCTCGTACGTGAGTCCCAACGTAAGGCGGGTGCTTGGCTTCGAGGCGGAAGAGATCCTGTCCGATCCTGCCCTTTGGCTGTCGCGGCTCCATCCGGCCGACCGCTCGCGCTTGCCTGAGCGCGGTGCGGTTAGTCTGCTCGCCGAGGGGAGCCGTGTCTGGGAGTACCGCTTCAAGCACCGCGACGGCGGCTACCGTTGGCTGCAAAACGAGGTGCGCCTACTACCCGAGGCCGATCCCATCCACGAGCCCTTCGAGTGCACGGGGTACTGCATCGACATCACCGAGCGCAAGAACGCCGAGGCGGCCTGGCGGGACAGCGAGGCCCGCTTCGAGGCCTTCATGCGCAACAGTCCCGCCATCGCCTTCCTCAAGGACGAGGAAGGACGCTTCGTCTACGCCAATCCCGCTTTCGTGGACAGCTTGGGTCTGAGCTCTTCAGGTTGGGTTGGGCAGACCGCTCACGATCTGTGGCCGGCCGAGGTGGCAGGGCCGATCCAGGTGTCGGATCGAGAAGTCCTCACGACGGGGCTTCCCAAGGCCGTTGAAGAGGCTCTCCGTGGTCCGGGTGGAGAACGTGTGTTCTTCACTCTCAAATTTCCCCTGCGAGACAGCGGCCGCACGTTACTGGCCGGCATGGGCATCGACGCCACCGAAAGGCGGTTCCTGCAGCAGCGGTTCGTGGCCACGCAACCGGCTGCCTCCGCGCTCCCCGCGCAGACGGGGAGCCACAGTGCACCCCTCGATGCCTTGCCGAGCGGCACCGAAACGGTGCTTCTGGTGGAAGACGAGCTGCTGGTCAGAGAGCTGGCCAAGCGGATTCTCGTGCGGCAGGGGTACAGCGTACTCGAAGCCGCCAGCGGTCCTGAGGCCATTCGTGTGGCCGAAGCCCACGCGGCGCCCCTTCATCTCCTGCTCACGGATGTCGTCATGCCCGGGCTGGGGGGGCCCGAGATCGTCAAGCGCCTGCGCGGCCGGTACCCGGACCTCCGTGTGATCTTCATGTCGGGCTACGCCGAGAGCGCCATCTTCGAGACGCGGGCACTGACACCCGGAGAAAACTTCGTGCTCAAACCTTTTTCTCCGCAAGACCTGCTGAAGATCGTGCGGGCCACCCTGGACGGGCTGGCCCCGCCGGTCCGTTTCCAGGCGCCGCGGTTCTAG